The genomic interval TTATGGACAATACATTAGTCGATAAAACCTTCCGTGATCGCAATGGTAATATTGTCATTGCTCAAATGCCAAACTTACCTCTGATTGTGTGGTTTGTCACAAGTATATTGTCGCTAATTTTGTCGACTGGGAAAATCCATCTAGTGTTTGATACCCTGGCGACTGGCTCTTTGTTTACTTGGGCTTGGCTAGAATTGTTTGAAGGTGTAAATTATTTTCGCAGAGCTTTAGGACTTGTTGTCTTGCTTGGTATTGTTGCATTCAAAGTTCAGAATCAGTTTGGCTTAGTTTGAACAAACACTTTTTACTTTTTACCGTACTGAGTGCTGAGTAAGAAAAAGAGGAAGGAAGCACTTTCGCACTCAGTAAATTCCCCGTCCCTTGTGGGTGGAATCTTATAATCAGGAGAAGGTTGATACCACGATGAATTGTGGACGGTCTTTCAACTCAGCACTCAGCACTTTCAACTCAGCACTCTTCACTTTTTAAGATGCTATCTGAATGCCGTGTGTAATGGTGTGAGTCACAAACAATTCTAAATCTTCGTCGGGAATTGTTTCTCTGATAAATTGTTTGACTGCTTGTGCTTGGGGTTCCGACTCGACAATTGCAAACACACTCGGCCCAGAACCAGACATCATAGTTCCGAGAACTCCTGGTTGAGTTGCAAACAGTTCTCGCAGTTGCATGACTTGAGAATAAGCAGGTAAAACTACACGCTCTAAATCATTGTGCAGTTTTTGAGCAATTTCTGTTGCCTCTTTACGAACTATTGCTTGGACTATTTCACCGGAATGAACTGCGGCTGCACGCGCGGCTAAATCTTCGGTGTCTTTGAGATATGTATGACCAAATTCTTGACGATAGGTTTTGTATGCCCAAGGGGTAGATACTTCTAGGCTACGATATTTCGCCAATACTATATATATATGATCTAAATTTGGTAGTGGTGCGAGTTGTTCACCTCTACCTGTAGCGATCGCTGTTCCACCTGCCACACAAAATGGTATATCTGAACCTAAAGTAGCACCCAACTCTTCAATTTCGGTTTGAGTCAGTCCCAAGTTCCACAATAAATCTATCCCGACTAATACCGCCGCCGCGTTTGTGGAACCTCCCGCCAACCCAGCCGCGACAGGAATATTTTTCTCTAATGTAATTTCCACTCCACCATATTTCGCCGCCGCTTCGGGAAATTGTTTGGTCATTAATTCGGCGGCGCGATATACGAGATTAGTTTTATCGGTGGGGACTTGGGGATGGTTACAGTGGACGCGAATAATTTGTTCACTGATGGCGCGGACAGAAATTTTGTCGGCGAGGTCGATGCTTTGCAATATCATGACTAACTCATGATAACCATCAGCGCGATCGCCAATGATTTCCAGATACAAATTAATTTTGGCAGGAGCGATGAGGGTGTAACTACGCATCTTGAGTGCTGAGTGCTGAGTTAAAAGTGCTGAGTAGGTTACTCAGAGTGACCCATTGCTGAGTGCTGATTTCTTCAGCCCTAGCTTGGGGATTTATTTCTAATTGTTCCAGTAATTGGGTCAGGCGATCGCGGTCAATTACAGATTGCAAGTTGTTCCGCAACATTTTGCGCTTTGACCCAAAACCTAACTTTACCAGATTCTCTAATCTGCGTGGGTCGTTAGCTAAAGTTTCTAGTTGACGCGGACGCAACCTAACAACAGCCGAGTCTACTTTTGGCGCTGGGTAAAATGCACTAGCTGGAACTGGACAAATTAACTCACATTCTGCTAGATACTGCACCCTAACTGATAAAGCGCCAAAGGTTTTTGACCCAGCTTTAGCATACAATCTTTCTGCTACTTCTTTCTGAATTAATAGCACAATGGAATCGAATGGTTTGGGGTTAGGATTGGCGATTGTTCCTAATAATTTTTCGATGATTGGCCCAGTAATATTGTAAGGAATATTCGCCACTACTTTATTCGCATTTTGAAATTTGGGAAACGCTGTTAAATTCGCTGCTAAATCTAACTCCAAAAAATCACCTTGTAATAATAAAAAATTCTCTTTACTTCCTAATTCTTTGACTAATAACTTACATAAATCTCTATCAATTTCGACTGCTACTAAAGCTTCTACCAAAGGTAATAAACGCCGAGTCAAAATGCCTGTACCCGGCCCAATTTCCAGGATTCGGTCATTTGTACTACAATCTGCCGCCTGCACTATTGCGTTGAG from Aulosira sp. FACHB-615 carries:
- the ispE gene encoding 4-(cytidine 5'-diphospho)-2-C-methyl-D-erythritol kinase → MRSYTLIAPAKINLYLEIIGDRADGYHELVMILQSIDLADKISVRAISEQIIRVHCNHPQVPTDKTNLVYRAAELMTKQFPEAAAKYGGVEITLEKNIPVAAGLAGGSTNAAAVLVGIDLLWNLGLTQTEIEELGATLGSDIPFCVAGGTAIATGRGEQLAPLPNLDHIYIVLAKYRSLEVSTPWAYKTYRQEFGHTYLKDTEDLAARAAAVHSGEIVQAIVRKEATEIAQKLHNDLERVVLPAYSQVMQLRELFATQPGVLGTMMSGSGPSVFAIVESEPQAQAVKQFIRETIPDEDLELFVTHTITHGIQIAS
- the rsmA gene encoding 16S rRNA (adenine(1518)-N(6)/adenine(1519)-N(6))-dimethyltransferase RsmA gives rise to the protein MVRPRKVFAQHWLKSDKVLNAIVQAADCSTNDRILEIGPGTGILTRRLLPLVEALVAVEIDRDLCKLLVKELGSKENFLLLQGDFLELDLAANLTAFPKFQNANKVVANIPYNITGPIIEKLLGTIANPNPKPFDSIVLLIQKEVAERLYAKAGSKTFGALSVRVQYLAECELICPVPASAFYPAPKVDSAVVRLRPRQLETLANDPRRLENLVKLGFGSKRKMLRNNLQSVIDRDRLTQLLEQLEINPQARAEEISTQQWVTLSNLLSTFNSALSTQDA